The following are encoded in a window of Phaseolus vulgaris cultivar G19833 chromosome 3, P. vulgaris v2.0, whole genome shotgun sequence genomic DNA:
- the LOC137805519 gene encoding uncharacterized protein, giving the protein MPNTFTGPKATFTGMEDPEAHLTAFHTHMLLVGGSDAVKCKLFMSTLTGMAMDWFISLLEGHVTSFAQLSKLFREQYLANRTPAPVSYDLFDVKQFQGETLKEYISRFGAQVVKVGTKEEPMIVYTFKKGVRPGSFSKTLNRSRPKTFAEIRRQAVEHIASEGETYEKCTTTMSARPKAQIRTQPVRVHQAVTERKHFDRKPPRHNFVMELKDLIAIPSIVDRLRPPIKADKVLGPRKESWCEFHEAFGHHINNCLALGYQLDELVKNGFLKDYLMEKQAGRPPGSQSGGSEAQQHEAPVLGEIHTIAGGFSGGGGTASQRKKCVRSIMSVEVFEDHSPDVDITFTKEDLRDVVPHDNDPIVISLVTAGRTVHRVLVDQGSSADVMFWPTFERLQLSTNQLRPYGGCLYGFAGDQVKVRGYIELRTTFTDGTASRTEKIKYLVVNAPSAYNILLGRPTLNRIGAVPSTRHMKVKLPSMEGVIVTIRSDQEEAKRCYENSLKNRRSVCHVTTTPPLGAKDVQESRRAMDAATGGTAEGDVGMDMTLEATTNGDVTMGDVELKPENNAGVEEEESCPEAARESSIVRALLASERRPRPVGEWLEKEIGGKTFKLGKNLDDETQEQIAKVIGMHLDAFAWSASDMPGINPDFFCHRLAMDPQVRPVRQRRRKFNEERRQAIRDETQKLLEAGHIKEIQYPEWLANVVLNVQAYVDDMVVTSLEKNQHIADLEELFVTIAKYKLKLNPEKCIFGVEAGKFLGFLLTERGIEANPDKCATILAMRSPATVKEVQQLTGWMAALSRFVSASGERGHPYFQCLKRNNRFVWTKECEEAFVKLKEYLASPPVLCKPQVGAPLRLYFAVTERALSAVLVQDQDQTQKRVYFVSKVLQGPEMRYQALENAALAVVFSARRLRHYFQSFTVLVMTDLPIQKVLKKPDVAGRMVKWAVELSEFDIKYEPRGPIKGQIFADFVVELSSETVQNAGDGFRWVLSVDGSSNQLGSGAGIILEGPNGVLIEQSLKFAFKASNNQAEYEALIAGVLLAKEMGARMLLAKSDSLLITSQVTGEFQAKDPQMAAYLEYVQELRKSFVSFEVVHVPREQNARADLIAKLASSGKGGRQRTFIQETLKTPRAFVADHQVLQICKSKEGMARGHKSLSQETLRTPRVRAHPVGEIKITQVCAVHEPDTWITPYQRYMADGVLPIDPTKARKVKKNSSKFTLIDGELYRFGFTHPLLVCVHGERCMRIMTKLHEGICGSHIGGRALATRTIRAGYYWPTMREACKRYAQRCKQCQEHTDWHKAPPEELKSIYSPWPFHTWGIDILGPFPLAIRQMKYLVVAVEYFTKWIEAEPVAQITAHKIQNFVWKNIVCRFGVPKRLVSDNGTQFASHLLKKLCEDVGTQQVFASVEHPQTNGQVESANRVILRGLKRRLEKAKGSWAEEVPRIIWAYHTTEQSGTHETPFSLVYGCDAMIPIEIQESSPRFQNFVAEDSNAERRMNLDLLDEVREETRVKAEAIKRRVERKYNSRTRPRQFSDGDLVMRKAHLYEMQNKLSPKWTGPFRITEALGNGAYRLETLEGGAIPRTWNATHLKFYYS; this is encoded by the exons ATGCCCAATACGTTCACAGGACCCAAAGCGACCTTCACAGGAATGGAGGATCCCGAAGCGcacctcacggcgttccacacacacATGTTGCTGGTAGGTGGTTCGGACGCTGTTAAgtgcaagcttttcatgagTACCCTGacagggatggccatggactggttcatcagcctcctaGAGGGCCACGTCACGTCCTTCGCCCAACTTTCAAAACTATTTAGAGAACAGTACCTAGCCAACAGAACTCCCGCCCCAGTCTCGTACGACCTTTTCGACGTCAAGCAGTTCCAAGGTGAAACCCTAAAGGAatacataagccgctttggggcacaggtggtgaaagTAGGTACCAAGGAGgaacccatgattgtgtacACGTTCAAGAAGGGAGTGCGCCCCGGATCTTTCAGCAAGACGCTTAACCGCAGTCGCCCCAAAACTTTCGCTGAAATAAGGCGACAAGCGGTGGAACATATTGCCTCGGAAGGTGAAACGTATGAAAAATGTACAACCACTATGTCAGCGCGCCCCAAGGCACAGATACGCACGCAACCTGTTCGGGTTCACCAAGCCGTCACAGAAAGGAAACACTTTGACAGGAAACCGCCAAGACACAACTTCGTGATGGAACTCAAAGATCTGATTGCGATACCCAGCATAGTCGACAGGTTGAGGCCGCCGATTAAAGCtgacaaggtgctagggcctcgcaaggagtcgtggtgcgaattccacgaagcaTTCGGACACCATATCAACAACTGTCTAGCACttggctatcagttggatgagctcgtgaagaatggcttcctgaaggattacttgatGGAGAAACAGGCGGGACGACCACCAGGCTCGCAATCAGGGGGCAGTGAGGCGCAGCAGCACGAGGCGCCCGTCCTCGGtgaaatccacaccatagctggtgggtTCTCGGGTGGCGGGGGTACGGCGTCGCAGCGTAAGAAGTGTGTGAGGTCCATAATGTcagtggaagttttcgaggacCATTCGCCCGACGTGGATATCACGTTCACTAAGGAAGACCTCAGGGATGTTGTGccgcatgacaacgatcccattgtgatCTCGCTCGTCACGGCAGGAAGAACGGTTCATCGGGTCTTGGTcgatcaagggagctcggcagacgtgatgttctggccgaccttCGAAAGGCTACAACTATCCACAAACCAgttgaggccatatgggggctgcttataCGGTTTTGCGGGTGATCAAGTCAAAGTCAGGGGATACATTGAATTAAGAacgacgttcacagatgggACCGCCTCGCgcacagagaaaatcaaataccttgttgtgaacgccccttcagcatataacatcctattgggaaggccaacactcaataggataGGAGCTGTACCCtccacgaggcacatgaaggtcaaattACCTTCAATGGAAGGGGTAATCGTCACCATCCGATCTGACCAAGAGGAGGCAAAGAGatgttatgaaaacagcctcaagaacaggcGATCAGTGTGCCATGTGACCACGACACCGCCTCTTGGTGCGAAGGATGTGCAAGAAAGCCGACGGGCCATGGATGCGGCGACAGGGGGAACCGCCGAAGGCGACGTGGGTATGGACATGACATTGGAGGCAACCACCAACGGCGACGTAACCATGGGAGATGTCGAGTTGAAGCCTGAAAACAACGCTGGGGTAGAAGAAGAGGAAAGCTGCCCGGAGGCCGCCAGGGAGTCAAGCATTGTGAGAGCATTGCTCGCTAGCGAGAGGAGACCTCGCCCAGTTGGagaatggctcgagaaggagatcggcgGTAAAACTTTCAAGTTGGGGAAAAATCTAGACGACGAGACACAGGAacagattgccaaggtgatcggcatgcatctggacgcgttcgcgtggtctgcctcggatatgccaggaaTCAACCCCGATTTTTTTTGTCATCGCCTagcaatggacccccaagtcagaccagtccgacaaagaagaagaaaattcaatgaagaaaggagacaggcgatcagagaTGAGACGCAAAAACTCCTCGAGGCAGGCCACATCAAGGAGATACAGTATCCGGAATGGCTTGCCAATGTTGTATTG aacgtgcaagcttacgttgACGATATGGTCGTGACATCCCTGGAAAAAAACCAGCATATAGCCGACTTAGAGGAGCTGTTCGTTACGATAGCCAAATACAAGCTAAAGCttaaccctgagaaatgcattttcggcgtggaagcgggaaagttcttgggtttcctcttaaccgaAAGAGGGATCGAAGCAAACCCTGACAAGTGCGCGaccattttggcaatgaggagccctgctacggtgaaggaggtgcagcagctcacgggttggatggccgccctgtcgcgATTTGTGTCTGCAAGTGGAGAGAGGGGTCACCCATATTTCCAATGCTTGAAAAGGAACaataggtttgtctggacgaaggagtgcgaagaggctttcgtaaaactcaaagagtacttggcaagcccgccggttctgtgcaaaccccAAGTGGGAGCGCCCCTCAGGTTATACTTCGCCGTAACCGAGAGGGcgctgagtgcggtgctcgtccaggacCAAGATCAAACTCAGAAACGcgtttattttgtcagcaaggtgttgcagggtcCAGAAATGAGATATCAGGCTTTGGAGAACGCAGCACTGGCAgtagtgttttcggcgaggaggttgcgccattaTTTTCAGAGCTTTACAgtgttggtgatgaccgacttaccTATCCAGAAGGTCCTAAAGAAACCAGATGTGGCTGGAAGAATGGTAaaatgggcggtagagttgtcggagttcgacatcaagtatgagccccgaggaccgatcaagggacaaatcttcgctgacttcgtggtcgaattATCTTCTGAAACAGTGCAGAACGCCGGAGatggttttcgttgggtgctctcggtggatggatcctcTAACCAGTTGGGCAGTGGGGCCGGGATAAttctggaagggcccaacggcgtgttgatagaacagtccctaaagttcgcctttaaagccagcaacaaccaggcggaatacgaggctttgatcgctggtgttttgttggcaaaggagatgggagcaaggATGCTgttggccaagagcgattcacTGCTAATCACAAGCCAAGTGaccggcgagttccaggctaaagatccgcagatggcagcttatctggagtatgtgcaggagttgaggaAGTCTTTTGTTTCGTTCGAGGTAGTAcatgtgccaagagagcaaaacgCCCGAGCCGACTTgatagccaagctcgccagttcgggcaaggggggcaggcagaggaccttcatacaagaaaccctgaagacacctcgagcattcgtggcggaccaccaagttctccaaaTCTGCAAGTCGAAGGAAGGGATGGCAAGGGGTCATAAGTCTCTatctcaggagaccttgaggacgcCGAGGGTTAGAGCACATCCAGTGGGAGAGATAAAGATAACACAAGTTTGCGCAGTCCACGAGCCggacacatggataacgccataccagcgctacaTGGCAGATGGCGTACTCCCAATAGACCCGACgaaagctaggaaggtaaaaaagaactccagcaagttcactctcatcgatggcgagttgtacaggtttgggttcacacaccccctCTTAGTATGTGTGCATGGAGAGAGGTGCATGAGAATTATGACTAAGCTCCATGAAGGAATTTGCGGGAGTCACATCGGAGGTCGAGCCTTGGCAACAAGAACcatccgtgcaggttattattggccGACAATGAGGGAAGcctgcaagagatatgcccaacgttgcaagcagtgccaggagcacaccgattggcacaaggcgcccccggAAGAGTTAAAATCAATCTACAGTccctggcctttccacacatggggaatcgatatcctgggccccttcccattggcgatcagacagatgaagtatttggtcgTGGCAgtcgaatacttcacgaagtggattgaagccgAACCAGTAGCACAGATCACAGCGCACAAAATTCAgaatttcgtatggaagaatattgtgtgtcgtttcggtGTGCCCAAACGTTTGGTATCAGATAACGGGACTCAATTCGCAAGTCACCtgctgaagaagctgtgcgaggacGTTGGAACCCAACAGGTGTTCGCTTCTGTGGAGCATCCacagacgaatgggcaggtggagtcagctaatcgggttatactaagaggtttgaagaggagattggagaaggccaaaggatcttgggctgaggaagttccTCGTATaatatgggcataccacaccactgaACAGtcgggaacccacgaaaccccgttcagtttggtgtacgggtgcgatgcgatgatcccgattgaaatccaggaaagctcgccgagattccaaaatTTCGTGGCAGAAGACTCGAATGCGGAAAGGAGGATGAATTTAGATTtgttggatgaggtcagggaggagacaagggtaaaggctgaagcaataaagagaagagtcGAGCGCAAGTACAATTCTAGGACAAGGCCAAGGCAGTTCAGTGATGGCGACCTGgtaatgaggaaggcccacctgtACGAAATGcagaataaattgtcacccaaatggacgggaccgtttagaataactgaagcactcgggaacggcgcctaccgtttGGAAACgctggagggaggggcgattccccgcacttggaacgctacccatctcaagttttattacagttga